One window of Camelina sativa cultivar DH55 chromosome 4, Cs, whole genome shotgun sequence genomic DNA carries:
- the LOC104781252 gene encoding serine/threonine-protein kinase ATG1b-like isoform X4, translated as MAQSLSSSSAAAGRSGRVIGDYAVGRQIGSGSFSVVWEGRHLVHGTVVAIKEIAMARLNKKLQESLMSEIIILRKINHPNIIRFIDMIEAPGKINLVLEYCKGGDLSMYIHKHGSVPEATAKHFMLQLAAGLQVLRDNNIIHRDLKPQNLLLSTDDTDAALKIADFGFARSLQPRGLAETLCGSPLYMAPEIMQLQKYDAKADLWSVGAILFQLVTGRTPFTGNSQIQLLQNIIRSTELHFPADCRDLSTDCKDLCRKLLRRNPVERLTFEEFFHHPFLSGKQSYDFTRSRLDSQTMNDFHSSGSSPSRNMDDISQEDCLPFFLDDDSSGPEGSPSSFKHTSPMKSSYGFSIERREAASSPLKNMELTSRYSRVSHRAETINFKFEGHRLSDRSQFKPSSLPDSRSLTTQGRGDSPDSMDQDYVLISGPPVDIPSSSSGSPKPFNYPFKSHSPPVEPIKRNVTTSTAPMPIAGATGNNISRFGSLESQNYIPGTSHGSLDLVDAFEQPSTNSLTRIRSLQKCAAAIAELVHERGENGKHLEAFSIQLVILAIWNQALHIFHTQAVSGTEGSLRQDINRVRRNISHEGSEKILSQIQKEFVQEVERAEELAKFVESDNLKMPDAVEIIFQAALTLGISGGVDEVMGDAENAGNLYSKAVRLLVFLVVEAQTLILNPPLTLTNSVRYRIRTYIDSLVSRLKHLQSHRRTSYPQKQ; from the exons ATGGCTCAGTCGTTGTCGTCTTCGTCGGCGGCGGCGGGGAGAAGCGGAAGGGTTATCGGCGATTACGCGGTGGGTCGACAAATCGGGTCGGGTTCGTTTTCGGTTGTTTGGGAAGGGAGGCACCTTGTCCATGGCACCGTCGTTGCTATCAAGGAGATCGCCATGGCTCGGCTTAATAAGAAGTTGCAAGAGAGTCTCATGTCCGAGATTATCATTTTAAGGAAGATTAATCATCCTAACATCATCCGCTTTATCGACATGATCGAG GCTCCTGGGAAAATAAATCTGGTGTTGGAGTATTGTAAAGGAGGTGATCTGTCTATGTATATTCACAAACATGGAAGTGTTCCTGAAGCTACTGCTAAGCATTTTATGCTGCAGTTAG CGGCTGGCTTGCAAGTTCTTCGTGACAATAATATCATTCACCGTGATTTAAAGCCTCAG AATCTTCTTCTATCCACAGATGATACTGATGCAGCTCTGAAGATTGCTGATTTTGGATTTGCAAG ATCGTTGCAGCCTAGGGGTTTGGCAGAAACTTTATGTGGTTCACCACTGTATATGGCCCCAGAGATTATGCAGCTTCAAAAATATGATGCAAAG GCAGATCTCTGGAGTGTTGGTGCTATATTATTTCAACTTGTGACAGGCAGAACCCCTTTTACAGGAAACAGTCAAATTCAG TTGCTCCAGAACATTATAAGATCAACTGAATTACATTTTCCAGCAGACTGTAGAGATTTGAGTACTGACTGTAAAGATCTATGCCGGAAGCTACTGCGTCGTAATCCAG TGGAACGTTTGACGTTTGAAGAGTTTTTTCATCATCCTTTTCTTTCGGGCAAACAATCATATGATTTCACAAG AAGTAGATTAGATTCACAAACAATGAATGATTTTCATTCATCTGGTAGCAGTCCCTCAAGAAATATGGATGACATTTCTCAAGAAGACTGTTTGCCGTTCTTTTTAGATGATGATTCTAGTGGACCTGAGGGAAGTCCTTCATCTTTTAAACATACTTCTCCGATGAAGTCATCTTACGGATTTAGTATTGAGAGAAGGGAGGCAGCATCTAGTCCTTTGAAAAACATGGAACTTACTTCCAGATATAGTAGAGTCAGTCATAGAGCTGAAACCATTAATTTCAAGTTTGAAGGCCATCGATTATCAGATAGAAGCCAATTTAAACCGTCAAGCTTGCCTGATTCCAGATCACTTACTACTCAAGGAAGAG GGGATTCTCCAGACTCAATGGATCAAGATTATGTTCTAATATCTGGACCACCGGTTGATATACCATCATCGTCGTCTGGGTCTCCGAAGCCTTTCAATTACCCATTCAAATCACATTCTCCTCCTGTAGAGCCCATTAAGAGAAATGTAACTACTTCAACGGCTCCTATGCCAATAGCTGGTGCCACTGGCAACAACATTAGTCGATTTGGAAGCTTGGAGAGTCAGAATTATATCCCGGGTACTTCCCATGGCTCTCTGGATCTTGTAGATGCTTTTGAACAGCCATCAACTAACAGTTTGACAAGAATCCGGTCTTTACAAAAGTGTGCAGCAGCAATAGCAGAATTGGTTCATGAAAGG GGAGAAAATGGTAAGCATTTAGAAGCTTTCTCGATCCAACTGGTGATTCTTGCAATTTGGAATCAAGCACTGCATATCTTTCATACTCAGGCAGTCTCGGGTACAGAAGGAAGCCTGCGCCAAGACATTAACAGAGTAAGAAGAAATATCAGCCACGAAGGATCAGAGAAGATATTGTCTCAGATTCAGAAAGAATTTGTCCAGGAGGTTGAGCGTGCTGAAGAACTTGCCAAGTTTGTTGAATCTG ATAATTTAAAGATGCCGGATGCAGTGGAGATAATATTTCAAGCAGCTCTTACTCTCGGCATAAGTGGAGGA GTAGATGAAGTGATGGGAGATGCAGAGAATGCAGGAAACCTCTACTCAAAAGCGGTGCGTTTGCTAGTCTTCCTAGTAGTAGAGGCGCAGACGCTGATTCTCAATCCGCCTTTAACACTCACAAACTCAGTACGGTATCGAATCAGAACATATATTGACTCGCTCGTAAGCAGATTAAAACATCTTCAATCACATAGACGAACTTCATATCCTCAGaagcaatga
- the LOC104781252 gene encoding serine/threonine-protein kinase ATG1b-like isoform X2, whose protein sequence is MAQSLSSSSAAAGRSGRVIGDYAVGRQIGSGSFSVVWEGRHLVHGTVVAIKEIAMARLNKKLQESLMSEIIILRKINHPNIIRFIDMIEAPGKINLVLEYCKGGDLSMYIHKHGSVPEATAKHFMLQLAAGLQVLRDNNIIHRDLKPQNLLLSTDDTDAALKIADFGFARSLQPRGLAETLCGSPLYMAPEIMQLQKYDAKADLWSVGAILFQLVTGRTPFTGNSQIQLLQNIIRSTELHFPADCRDLSTDCKDLCRKLLRRNPVERLTFEEFFHHPFLSGKQSYDFTRSRLDSQTMNDFHSSGSSPSRNMDDISQEDCLPFFLDDDSSGPEGSPSSFKHTSPMKSSYGFSIERREAASSPLKNMELTSRYSRVSHRAETINFKFEGHRLSDRSQFKPSSLPDSRSLTTQGRGDSPDSMDQDYVLISGPPVDIPSSSSGSPKPFNYPFKSHSPPVEPIKRNVTTSTAPMPIAGATGNNISRFGSLESQNYIPGTSHGSLDLVDAFEQPSTNSLTRIRSLQKCAAAIAELVHERGENGKHLEAFSIQLVILAIWNQALHIFHTQAVSGTEGSLRQDINRVRRNISHEGSEKILSQIQKEFVQEVERAEELAKFVESENIIVDNLKMPDAVEIIFQAALTLGISGGVDEVMGDAENAGNLYSKAVRLLVFLVVEAQTLILNPPLTLTNSVRYRIRTYIDSLVSRLKHLQSHRRTSYPQKQ, encoded by the exons ATGGCTCAGTCGTTGTCGTCTTCGTCGGCGGCGGCGGGGAGAAGCGGAAGGGTTATCGGCGATTACGCGGTGGGTCGACAAATCGGGTCGGGTTCGTTTTCGGTTGTTTGGGAAGGGAGGCACCTTGTCCATGGCACCGTCGTTGCTATCAAGGAGATCGCCATGGCTCGGCTTAATAAGAAGTTGCAAGAGAGTCTCATGTCCGAGATTATCATTTTAAGGAAGATTAATCATCCTAACATCATCCGCTTTATCGACATGATCGAG GCTCCTGGGAAAATAAATCTGGTGTTGGAGTATTGTAAAGGAGGTGATCTGTCTATGTATATTCACAAACATGGAAGTGTTCCTGAAGCTACTGCTAAGCATTTTATGCTGCAGTTAG CGGCTGGCTTGCAAGTTCTTCGTGACAATAATATCATTCACCGTGATTTAAAGCCTCAG AATCTTCTTCTATCCACAGATGATACTGATGCAGCTCTGAAGATTGCTGATTTTGGATTTGCAAG ATCGTTGCAGCCTAGGGGTTTGGCAGAAACTTTATGTGGTTCACCACTGTATATGGCCCCAGAGATTATGCAGCTTCAAAAATATGATGCAAAG GCAGATCTCTGGAGTGTTGGTGCTATATTATTTCAACTTGTGACAGGCAGAACCCCTTTTACAGGAAACAGTCAAATTCAG TTGCTCCAGAACATTATAAGATCAACTGAATTACATTTTCCAGCAGACTGTAGAGATTTGAGTACTGACTGTAAAGATCTATGCCGGAAGCTACTGCGTCGTAATCCAG TGGAACGTTTGACGTTTGAAGAGTTTTTTCATCATCCTTTTCTTTCGGGCAAACAATCATATGATTTCACAAG AAGTAGATTAGATTCACAAACAATGAATGATTTTCATTCATCTGGTAGCAGTCCCTCAAGAAATATGGATGACATTTCTCAAGAAGACTGTTTGCCGTTCTTTTTAGATGATGATTCTAGTGGACCTGAGGGAAGTCCTTCATCTTTTAAACATACTTCTCCGATGAAGTCATCTTACGGATTTAGTATTGAGAGAAGGGAGGCAGCATCTAGTCCTTTGAAAAACATGGAACTTACTTCCAGATATAGTAGAGTCAGTCATAGAGCTGAAACCATTAATTTCAAGTTTGAAGGCCATCGATTATCAGATAGAAGCCAATTTAAACCGTCAAGCTTGCCTGATTCCAGATCACTTACTACTCAAGGAAGAG GGGATTCTCCAGACTCAATGGATCAAGATTATGTTCTAATATCTGGACCACCGGTTGATATACCATCATCGTCGTCTGGGTCTCCGAAGCCTTTCAATTACCCATTCAAATCACATTCTCCTCCTGTAGAGCCCATTAAGAGAAATGTAACTACTTCAACGGCTCCTATGCCAATAGCTGGTGCCACTGGCAACAACATTAGTCGATTTGGAAGCTTGGAGAGTCAGAATTATATCCCGGGTACTTCCCATGGCTCTCTGGATCTTGTAGATGCTTTTGAACAGCCATCAACTAACAGTTTGACAAGAATCCGGTCTTTACAAAAGTGTGCAGCAGCAATAGCAGAATTGGTTCATGAAAGG GGAGAAAATGGTAAGCATTTAGAAGCTTTCTCGATCCAACTGGTGATTCTTGCAATTTGGAATCAAGCACTGCATATCTTTCATACTCAGGCAGTCTCGGGTACAGAAGGAAGCCTGCGCCAAGACATTAACAGAGTAAGAAGAAATATCAGCCACGAAGGATCAGAGAAGATATTGTCTCAGATTCAGAAAGAATTTGTCCAGGAGGTTGAGCGTGCTGAAGAACTTGCCAAGTTTGTTGAATCTG AGAACATCATTGTAGATAATTTAAAGATGCCGGATGCAGTGGAGATAATATTTCAAGCAGCTCTTACTCTCGGCATAAGTGGAGGA GTAGATGAAGTGATGGGAGATGCAGAGAATGCAGGAAACCTCTACTCAAAAGCGGTGCGTTTGCTAGTCTTCCTAGTAGTAGAGGCGCAGACGCTGATTCTCAATCCGCCTTTAACACTCACAAACTCAGTACGGTATCGAATCAGAACATATATTGACTCGCTCGTAAGCAGATTAAAACATCTTCAATCACATAGACGAACTTCATATCCTCAGaagcaatga
- the LOC104781252 gene encoding serine/threonine-protein kinase ATG1b-like isoform X1, which translates to MAQSLSSSSAAAGRSGRVIGDYAVGRQIGSGSFSVVWEGRHLVHGTVVAIKEIAMARLNKKLQESLMSEIIILRKINHPNIIRFIDMIEAPGKINLVLEYCKGGDLSMYIHKHGSVPEATAKHFMLQLAAGLQVLRDNNIIHRDLKPQNLLLSTDDTDAALKIADFGFARSLQPRGLAETLCGSPLYMAPEIMQLQKYDAKADLWSVGAILFQLVTGRTPFTGNSQIQLLQNIIRSTELHFPADCRDLSTDCKDLCRKLLRRNPVERLTFEEFFHHPFLSGKQSYDFTRSRLDSQTMNDFHSSGSSPSRNMDDISQEDCLPFFLDDDSSGPEGSPSSFKHTSPMKSSYGFSIERREAASSPLKNMELTSRYSRVSHRAETINFKFEGHRLSDRSQFKPSSLPDSRSLTTQGRVGDSPDSMDQDYVLISGPPVDIPSSSSGSPKPFNYPFKSHSPPVEPIKRNVTTSTAPMPIAGATGNNISRFGSLESQNYIPGTSHGSLDLVDAFEQPSTNSLTRIRSLQKCAAAIAELVHERGENGKHLEAFSIQLVILAIWNQALHIFHTQAVSGTEGSLRQDINRVRRNISHEGSEKILSQIQKEFVQEVERAEELAKFVESENIIVDNLKMPDAVEIIFQAALTLGISGGVDEVMGDAENAGNLYSKAVRLLVFLVVEAQTLILNPPLTLTNSVRYRIRTYIDSLVSRLKHLQSHRRTSYPQKQ; encoded by the exons ATGGCTCAGTCGTTGTCGTCTTCGTCGGCGGCGGCGGGGAGAAGCGGAAGGGTTATCGGCGATTACGCGGTGGGTCGACAAATCGGGTCGGGTTCGTTTTCGGTTGTTTGGGAAGGGAGGCACCTTGTCCATGGCACCGTCGTTGCTATCAAGGAGATCGCCATGGCTCGGCTTAATAAGAAGTTGCAAGAGAGTCTCATGTCCGAGATTATCATTTTAAGGAAGATTAATCATCCTAACATCATCCGCTTTATCGACATGATCGAG GCTCCTGGGAAAATAAATCTGGTGTTGGAGTATTGTAAAGGAGGTGATCTGTCTATGTATATTCACAAACATGGAAGTGTTCCTGAAGCTACTGCTAAGCATTTTATGCTGCAGTTAG CGGCTGGCTTGCAAGTTCTTCGTGACAATAATATCATTCACCGTGATTTAAAGCCTCAG AATCTTCTTCTATCCACAGATGATACTGATGCAGCTCTGAAGATTGCTGATTTTGGATTTGCAAG ATCGTTGCAGCCTAGGGGTTTGGCAGAAACTTTATGTGGTTCACCACTGTATATGGCCCCAGAGATTATGCAGCTTCAAAAATATGATGCAAAG GCAGATCTCTGGAGTGTTGGTGCTATATTATTTCAACTTGTGACAGGCAGAACCCCTTTTACAGGAAACAGTCAAATTCAG TTGCTCCAGAACATTATAAGATCAACTGAATTACATTTTCCAGCAGACTGTAGAGATTTGAGTACTGACTGTAAAGATCTATGCCGGAAGCTACTGCGTCGTAATCCAG TGGAACGTTTGACGTTTGAAGAGTTTTTTCATCATCCTTTTCTTTCGGGCAAACAATCATATGATTTCACAAG AAGTAGATTAGATTCACAAACAATGAATGATTTTCATTCATCTGGTAGCAGTCCCTCAAGAAATATGGATGACATTTCTCAAGAAGACTGTTTGCCGTTCTTTTTAGATGATGATTCTAGTGGACCTGAGGGAAGTCCTTCATCTTTTAAACATACTTCTCCGATGAAGTCATCTTACGGATTTAGTATTGAGAGAAGGGAGGCAGCATCTAGTCCTTTGAAAAACATGGAACTTACTTCCAGATATAGTAGAGTCAGTCATAGAGCTGAAACCATTAATTTCAAGTTTGAAGGCCATCGATTATCAGATAGAAGCCAATTTAAACCGTCAAGCTTGCCTGATTCCAGATCACTTACTACTCAAGGAAGAG TAGGGGATTCTCCAGACTCAATGGATCAAGATTATGTTCTAATATCTGGACCACCGGTTGATATACCATCATCGTCGTCTGGGTCTCCGAAGCCTTTCAATTACCCATTCAAATCACATTCTCCTCCTGTAGAGCCCATTAAGAGAAATGTAACTACTTCAACGGCTCCTATGCCAATAGCTGGTGCCACTGGCAACAACATTAGTCGATTTGGAAGCTTGGAGAGTCAGAATTATATCCCGGGTACTTCCCATGGCTCTCTGGATCTTGTAGATGCTTTTGAACAGCCATCAACTAACAGTTTGACAAGAATCCGGTCTTTACAAAAGTGTGCAGCAGCAATAGCAGAATTGGTTCATGAAAGG GGAGAAAATGGTAAGCATTTAGAAGCTTTCTCGATCCAACTGGTGATTCTTGCAATTTGGAATCAAGCACTGCATATCTTTCATACTCAGGCAGTCTCGGGTACAGAAGGAAGCCTGCGCCAAGACATTAACAGAGTAAGAAGAAATATCAGCCACGAAGGATCAGAGAAGATATTGTCTCAGATTCAGAAAGAATTTGTCCAGGAGGTTGAGCGTGCTGAAGAACTTGCCAAGTTTGTTGAATCTG AGAACATCATTGTAGATAATTTAAAGATGCCGGATGCAGTGGAGATAATATTTCAAGCAGCTCTTACTCTCGGCATAAGTGGAGGA GTAGATGAAGTGATGGGAGATGCAGAGAATGCAGGAAACCTCTACTCAAAAGCGGTGCGTTTGCTAGTCTTCCTAGTAGTAGAGGCGCAGACGCTGATTCTCAATCCGCCTTTAACACTCACAAACTCAGTACGGTATCGAATCAGAACATATATTGACTCGCTCGTAAGCAGATTAAAACATCTTCAATCACATAGACGAACTTCATATCCTCAGaagcaatga
- the LOC104781252 gene encoding serine/threonine-protein kinase ATG1b-like isoform X3, whose protein sequence is MAQSLSSSSAAAGRSGRVIGDYAVGRQIGSGSFSVVWEGRHLVHGTVVAIKEIAMARLNKKLQESLMSEIIILRKINHPNIIRFIDMIEAPGKINLVLEYCKGGDLSMYIHKHGSVPEATAKHFMLQLAAGLQVLRDNNIIHRDLKPQNLLLSTDDTDAALKIADFGFARSLQPRGLAETLCGSPLYMAPEIMQLQKYDAKADLWSVGAILFQLVTGRTPFTGNSQIQLLQNIIRSTELHFPADCRDLSTDCKDLCRKLLRRNPVERLTFEEFFHHPFLSGKQSYDFTRSRLDSQTMNDFHSSGSSPSRNMDDISQEDCLPFFLDDDSSGPEGSPSSFKHTSPMKSSYGFSIERREAASSPLKNMELTSRYSRVSHRAETINFKFEGHRLSDRSQFKPSSLPDSRSLTTQGRVGDSPDSMDQDYVLISGPPVDIPSSSSGSPKPFNYPFKSHSPPVEPIKRNVTTSTAPMPIAGATGNNISRFGSLESQNYIPGTSHGSLDLVDAFEQPSTNSLTRIRSLQKCAAAIAELVHERGENGKHLEAFSIQLVILAIWNQALHIFHTQAVSGTEGSLRQDINRVRRNISHEGSEKILSQIQKEFVQEVERAEELAKFVESDNLKMPDAVEIIFQAALTLGISGGVDEVMGDAENAGNLYSKAVRLLVFLVVEAQTLILNPPLTLTNSVRYRIRTYIDSLVSRLKHLQSHRRTSYPQKQ, encoded by the exons ATGGCTCAGTCGTTGTCGTCTTCGTCGGCGGCGGCGGGGAGAAGCGGAAGGGTTATCGGCGATTACGCGGTGGGTCGACAAATCGGGTCGGGTTCGTTTTCGGTTGTTTGGGAAGGGAGGCACCTTGTCCATGGCACCGTCGTTGCTATCAAGGAGATCGCCATGGCTCGGCTTAATAAGAAGTTGCAAGAGAGTCTCATGTCCGAGATTATCATTTTAAGGAAGATTAATCATCCTAACATCATCCGCTTTATCGACATGATCGAG GCTCCTGGGAAAATAAATCTGGTGTTGGAGTATTGTAAAGGAGGTGATCTGTCTATGTATATTCACAAACATGGAAGTGTTCCTGAAGCTACTGCTAAGCATTTTATGCTGCAGTTAG CGGCTGGCTTGCAAGTTCTTCGTGACAATAATATCATTCACCGTGATTTAAAGCCTCAG AATCTTCTTCTATCCACAGATGATACTGATGCAGCTCTGAAGATTGCTGATTTTGGATTTGCAAG ATCGTTGCAGCCTAGGGGTTTGGCAGAAACTTTATGTGGTTCACCACTGTATATGGCCCCAGAGATTATGCAGCTTCAAAAATATGATGCAAAG GCAGATCTCTGGAGTGTTGGTGCTATATTATTTCAACTTGTGACAGGCAGAACCCCTTTTACAGGAAACAGTCAAATTCAG TTGCTCCAGAACATTATAAGATCAACTGAATTACATTTTCCAGCAGACTGTAGAGATTTGAGTACTGACTGTAAAGATCTATGCCGGAAGCTACTGCGTCGTAATCCAG TGGAACGTTTGACGTTTGAAGAGTTTTTTCATCATCCTTTTCTTTCGGGCAAACAATCATATGATTTCACAAG AAGTAGATTAGATTCACAAACAATGAATGATTTTCATTCATCTGGTAGCAGTCCCTCAAGAAATATGGATGACATTTCTCAAGAAGACTGTTTGCCGTTCTTTTTAGATGATGATTCTAGTGGACCTGAGGGAAGTCCTTCATCTTTTAAACATACTTCTCCGATGAAGTCATCTTACGGATTTAGTATTGAGAGAAGGGAGGCAGCATCTAGTCCTTTGAAAAACATGGAACTTACTTCCAGATATAGTAGAGTCAGTCATAGAGCTGAAACCATTAATTTCAAGTTTGAAGGCCATCGATTATCAGATAGAAGCCAATTTAAACCGTCAAGCTTGCCTGATTCCAGATCACTTACTACTCAAGGAAGAG TAGGGGATTCTCCAGACTCAATGGATCAAGATTATGTTCTAATATCTGGACCACCGGTTGATATACCATCATCGTCGTCTGGGTCTCCGAAGCCTTTCAATTACCCATTCAAATCACATTCTCCTCCTGTAGAGCCCATTAAGAGAAATGTAACTACTTCAACGGCTCCTATGCCAATAGCTGGTGCCACTGGCAACAACATTAGTCGATTTGGAAGCTTGGAGAGTCAGAATTATATCCCGGGTACTTCCCATGGCTCTCTGGATCTTGTAGATGCTTTTGAACAGCCATCAACTAACAGTTTGACAAGAATCCGGTCTTTACAAAAGTGTGCAGCAGCAATAGCAGAATTGGTTCATGAAAGG GGAGAAAATGGTAAGCATTTAGAAGCTTTCTCGATCCAACTGGTGATTCTTGCAATTTGGAATCAAGCACTGCATATCTTTCATACTCAGGCAGTCTCGGGTACAGAAGGAAGCCTGCGCCAAGACATTAACAGAGTAAGAAGAAATATCAGCCACGAAGGATCAGAGAAGATATTGTCTCAGATTCAGAAAGAATTTGTCCAGGAGGTTGAGCGTGCTGAAGAACTTGCCAAGTTTGTTGAATCTG ATAATTTAAAGATGCCGGATGCAGTGGAGATAATATTTCAAGCAGCTCTTACTCTCGGCATAAGTGGAGGA GTAGATGAAGTGATGGGAGATGCAGAGAATGCAGGAAACCTCTACTCAAAAGCGGTGCGTTTGCTAGTCTTCCTAGTAGTAGAGGCGCAGACGCTGATTCTCAATCCGCCTTTAACACTCACAAACTCAGTACGGTATCGAATCAGAACATATATTGACTCGCTCGTAAGCAGATTAAAACATCTTCAATCACATAGACGAACTTCATATCCTCAGaagcaatga